The Theobroma cacao cultivar B97-61/B2 chromosome 1, Criollo_cocoa_genome_V2, whole genome shotgun sequence genome contains the following window.
GAAAGAATATAGGATTTCAGTATCCTTCCTGCAATGTTGAAATTTCAGTGCTTTACTGTGTTCTTTTCCCCCTCCCTTCTCCCACTATGAATCTAAAAAAGAACAAGTACCTTATGGGTAGGGAAGGGGGGAGGTTCTGTCTAGCCGCGAATAGGCCCACAACACGTTAACTAGGCAAGCATGCTATCCACCTCTCCATCCGGGGCTCAAAGGCAACGATAAAAGCAAATGGCTgtcttaaccaattaacaaAACGACTTTTAAAACAGTTGCAGACTGTTGATTGGATACCTGGGTGATGATTAATTAAGGATAGAGATCATCCCTTCCTCCCTAAAGAAGCAATTAGCTTTCCTGACTGGAGATTTCACTGTGGAACTTGAGTGCAGCACAGCATAATTGCAAATAGCCTGCAGGTGAAATAAGGGCATAAAAGCTCTATGACCCAACTTGATATTTGTGGCTGATGAATTTGCAGCTCCAGATCACCATCATCTGCAGTGTCTCCATGTAGCCAAGCTTTCTTCATTCACCTCGAATATATTAGACAAGGTCCAATAAAAGTCGCCCCACTAAACTTAAAATGGAGCTTCAAGGGACTCATCCCAAACTTCAGCACTCCCATTTGAGGCATCTTCAACATCTTCTTCCATTGAAAGCCTGATATACTCTCTATGTGCAAAGCGATCCCACTCTGTCAAAGTTGGATCCTCACGTTCCTGATCACACAAAAAAAATGCCAAACAGGTTATTGTCAACCCAAAGAACTAAACTAGCATTCATTCAGTACCCACTATCCAATCACGCAATCACTAACCTGCCTAATCACGAATGGATCACGTGTTTCAAAAGCCATAAACTTGTTAAGATTGAAAAGGATGTTAAAAACATTTCCTGAAAGTTTGCACCCTTTCAAGTCCTGTAGCGTGATAAAATCTTCTCTCTGCAAAATATCAACAAGTTAAATCACTTCACATGTAACAAGCAAATAAAATGTAAGAAAGTAGTCTTAACCTCAGGTGCAATCATGTCGAATATTTGACACAATATGTCCTCAAAGAGCACAGGTTCTTGGGCCATGCATTTCATACGATGCAGCTGCTCCTCATAGAAAAATTGCATTTCATTGGGCGTGAGCACACCATTTCCATCCAAATCTATACACTTGAACCTgtaaaaataacaaatcatATGTAGAAAAGCTAGGGTAGTCAAGCTGGGAAGAAAGCTATAAGGCACGAAACAGGGGTATGCTAAAAATTTATGTTCTGCAATTATAGCAAGGAGTGTTGCATGCCAAAGTGCATGTAAGAATCAACTCAACTTTTAATAAGTAAAACTCCGTAGGGTAATCTATTTTGGAAAATGAGGGAGgggaaacaaataaaaaataccaaTATTCAAGACTAGGCTCAGATGATTTGTCCTCCTCTGAGAGCATGAAGTAAACAAAGTCTTCATACCCCATCTTCCCTTCCACCTCACTAGTAAACTGATGTGGAGCCTGAGATGGAATTTTCATGTATTAACTCAGCCAAAGTAAACCTCAATATAGGAAAAAGGTTTATTGTACTTGAAAATGGAAACTAATTGATTCAGAAGTTTAGAGAATTAAGGACCACAACAACCAACCTGCGAAAAGATTCTATCAACAATCCTGTAGGTAAGGGCATGATTGCCGAATCTGATGAGGTTTTCTCTGTCAATGAAGAAATCGTGGTCTGTGTCCAACTCCCAAAACTTACAGTATATAACATAAAAGTGTTCATATGAGAAGTACCTAGAAGATGAAGCAAAAagagattttataatttacatcatTAAAAGATGAAGCAAAAATGCAAGCTCTCCGCTATGTTCAAAGGTTTGCTGACCAttcagaaagaaaaagaggaagaacTTCCATGCTTTTACTGACCAACTAAAAAAGTAGAGAGAGACTGCAGCCCAAGTTTGCATATTGCATCAGATATGTGATTGAAAAAGAAGGAAGTATAATGTTCTGGCTATTCTTCAAAAGGACTGTGAGAATTTGTTTGTCGTTGCTTTAAAAAAAGCAGCATATATTCTAAAAAGGTCCACCTGGATACTAACCTAAGGACTTTGTTAATGTCCTCTTCCTCATCAGCATGTTGCAGGGCCACAATCAGATTTCCACGTTTCAGCTCCCTGAGAGTAAGACGGCCATTTCCCGATCTATTGATGTGATAAAATATTCTGTATATGACAGTTTCAGCTGGAACATTAACACAGAAATTTATGTTGTCCAGTATCAGTTATTCACTATTAAATGTCCAGTGATTGGAGTAACAAAAAACTAAATAGATAAATGAAACAATCCATGGAACCCCCAAATGTCTTAAACAATCAATCAACTCTTTTTGAAGCATCTTTTTCCAGCTTGATTATGTAGAGGAAATGTCACCCCCCaccctttctcttctttaattttaaaatcatttgatgaaaactCCTCAAGCAGAAATGCATTCTTACCAATCAACCACCATGATGTCTATGTTTAGAATCTTTGTTAACTTAGCCAGGATTACACAACTATCCTACAAAAACTGTATTCAATTtctaaaagaaattattataattctTTATGCATTCTTTTTTGAGATCGATAAACTGAGAGTTTCATAAGCCAATGcctttgatgataaaatgtgAAAGTATATCAATtaacaaatgaaaaatgttagTAGGTGAAAAATTGCAGCTTCAAAATCTATCAAGCCACTTTTTGTGAGAATTTCCCGAGAAATTATCAAATCTGCAGGAACAAATTCAGCCTTCAGACTGAAATCAGAATCCATGAATTGGCTGGCAGGATATTGTAAATGCATGTCAATCTTGCTTGGGCAAGGCTTCAGGTTTGATTCAAATAATATTAGCAATTTCAGTCTAAGTCATTCAGAACCCTATGCATACAATCCTGTTGGTTTCATTAACGTTTGTCCAATGGGCTCTTTGAATAATTGCATTACATTATAGTCCAAGTCAACAGGGTAAAACTATATGCTGTGAACTATGCATACAAATCCTGCCAAACTACATCATCATCCTTGAGATTGAACCAATCCATGGGATACACTGCAGCCAATGTAGCCGGTAGATTGCATGTTCAAGTATGGTTGTAGCTTTGCACATTAATTCACTTTTAAAGAATTAAGGCATGAAAAAAGGAAATCAAGTTTACTACTTGATGGTTATTTCAGTTACCATATCTATCTTGAAACTCAGGTGTGCTTCTCAGGAATTCTAATCCTGGATGGGTTGCCAAAAGTTCTCGAAGAACAGGTCTGAAATCAACCTGCATCCAAGTCCCAAATGATCTTATgaagaaatgaataaaatgtGAAAAACTTTAGGCtctcaaaatgataattttaacagAAGAAACTGCTAACCAAGATGATTTGTTCTGAACGAACACACAAAGAAAACCTGAGCTGGGCAGATGGCAAAACAAACCTGAATGAGGTGCTTGCGGCCTGGCTGCCTAAGAATTTCAAATGTTTGAGTTGCTATATCCATTGTCAGCATGTGGCCATCAACCCAATACTTAATAAAGGCATCTCTGAAGTCAAACAATAAGCTTAAGAATGCATGATAAAAGCACTTATTTAAACAGACCCATGTTTAAGCAATCAGGGTAATTCCTAGACATAAAACATCTATTCAGTTACAAAGATGCTCTACCTGGTCACTATTCCAGTACAGTCTACATCTATCTTTCTAAAAAGTGCAGAAGAGAGGAAAGATGGTAGCTTGCAAACTTCCTTTGTCACTGTTTTAAACTCTGCATAACCAGAGAAAAGGATTAATTCCTCTCGAATTTCAAGGGGATCTATTCACCTTCTGCACTAGAAGATAGGAATGTTTTAAGGGGaaaaaatgacttaaaatataaaatgaagaCATAAAGATCAAATACACATCTCACCATCTATTTGCAATCCATTTAGAGGATTATTAAAAAGGTGATTAATTTTAGAAAGACATTGTTCTTTCAATTCCTTTGTTGGTGGACGACCATTTTGGAAATAAAACTGCAAGCAATTATCAGAAGTATATTTTTCAGCAATCAAATGTAGTAAAACCAACATTTCTAATCTAAGAAAgctttaaattatatataacaAATAGCCCACAAGAGGACTTTCAGTAGCAAATCAAACCTGTGGAATGACTTCTTGCATTGGTTCACTGACTAATTTCAACGGAGAGCCAAGAGCTGAAGGGCTGGACTTCTGCTTCGACATGCGAGGAGAACCAGATGAGCTTCTTGGAGAAAGTGGAGGTGCATTGCCACTGGGAAACATGGAAGGCAATGAATTGCTCCCAACAACATTTACATTAGAAAGGTTCACAAAGGCATTAACACTGGACCCTGCCTTTGCATCATCAATCAGAGATTTGACCTACACTCATATTAAAAAGTGAGATATGAAAGCTCATTGCATGACAAAACATATATTGGTTGAGATGAACCTTTAGTATGGTGGAAAATCTAGCAaccacaaaagaaaataaatttaaaatccacAAAATTTTCTAACTTATGATTTTTCCATATTCTATCAAATTCAGTCATAAAAGAAGGTAGAAATTATTCAATTGAGTAAATGAAGTAATTGTGTttgaaaaaaacataaaataagtttaaaaaaaagataaaaataacatatgataaaataacatataaaaatagaaaatattaataataaaaaaatggacttaattcttttttttcattgtatttttttatagtcttttttatattctttattcttttttcaacatttatattcaaaatttacaattataataatcatttacaaaaacaaaatgtcACATTTACAATTATTCAGAATTGACAAATATCTTAGATAGATCAGAGCCTGTGGACCTCATCCTTTTAGTTTTCTGCGCCCTAGGTGCCCCTAGAGCGGCATTCCAACCACCAGGATTAGGATCTCTCTCCATAACCATCTTGATGCATAATATAAGTGCAATTTTCACCATGCTTACTAGACCAAAATTATATCACAGAATTATCATGTTCACTTTTCATTATAGCACGTATCACGACATTAACATTTAGTCAAAATCATGCAATCACGTTTAAGAGCATAAAACCACCAAACAAGGTACCCTATGACCATGAATCAGAGTGATTGCTCTTGATTAAAATGAATCTATGTTTGCAGCCATTTGTACCTCTCTTTAGTGTTTTAAATCACAGTGACGTCATCAACAACGGTAAGCCCCATCCGACACACAGTATCATAAAGTATCGTTAATAAACaagtcctttttttttttaatgtttaagtTTCATATGTCCCTTCTTAGAAATAACCAATTTTTACAGTCATCCAATCCTAGCAACTTTTtgttatcatttttatttggtGTGCAAGTCTTTTTGACCATCCATTCATTGAAACCTACAAAGATCATAAGATTAACATCATGGTGCACTCAAAGGCATCATATTATTAATTCCCGTGAACTTCAAAATGAAATAACTTTCACATTACAACAATTAATACCATTAGACACTATATCCAAAGGTAAGCAGCcaaataaagttaaaaaacaaaatctaatATTAAAACAGATACTAACAAATCAATAATAACAAAACTTTGATagatagataaataaataaattaccaGATGGCCGGTCTCTGGAAGAGAAAGCCACTGCGAGAACAAGTCCTCGACAAGTTGAGGACTGGTTTTTAGTGCAAATGGAGACACTTCAGGAAGCTGCAAAAGCTCTGGGTCCAAACAAGCAGCATCCTCCAATGCATCAACTtccatttttataaataacgACATCTCGCCGACCTTATCAACCACACTAAAAGTCAACACTCTAAAACCCTGACTCGTTCAATTCTTCAAATGTAACAGTCCACACTTCACTTTCGCGATTTCTCTCAGTAAACGAAAATGAAAGAATCGCGCTTCGGAATTATGGTTTCTGAGGTGAATTGACAACACTGTAGAAATAATTGACAGGTTTTACTACAAATTGTTAAAGAAAGTGACTGTACAAAATCTTTTTTTCCACTGGAAGGAAAAACGTCCCGCTTCAAAGCACGCCCTTCCCCCAAAACCCTAACTGTCGAGTTACGAAACTGAAACAATAAACTGACATACAAATTCTCCCAAGCTTCTCGCCGAAGAGTTGTCTGTTTTGGCTTCAAAGCAAGAAGTAAAGACTGAAAATACTTCCCTCCAACAATTTCCGTTCGCTTTTGGTCcggaaaaggaaacaaaatgaaaaaaaaaaacaaaccaaaacaaaatcaaagatGCCAAGGGGATAATTATTGGCGGTGAATCTGAGATAAAACGAGGAATTTAAGTGAaggattaaaagaaaaaaaaaacataagagAATtcagagttttttttttttattattattggtttttcttacAGAGAGAGGGGATAGACAAGAACGAAAAAGGAAACCGCTACGAAGAATggggagagaaagaaaaaagcaaagaaaagagCGAAGCGCGTGGAGTGGAGTGTTTCGGTGTTTGTAGGTAAATACTAGTATCCGTATAGTTATACGGTTTTACTTGGGTTGACCCCAGGTCATGTCATCCGCATTCCTTATCTGCTTTGCTGACGTaaacatttaataattttcgGTCATCTATCTATTCATCGACTCCCGTCTGCCGCTTCCCGGTTGGCGGTCCTTGTGTTTTAGCTGGTTCATTTcggttttcaaaatttttttcatcttaatcaaatattcaaatttaaaataaatgctAAGATTAAGAAGGGAGAAACCCATTTCCAAATGATTTGACTTTAACTTTATCAAGTGGTATCAATCGTATTCAACTTTTCATTGATGTGTAGAGATGATAATGAatactttttaatttgatatatgtataatttttttatattaaaatttgagatgATTATGAGTAGTAAATTTAGTATTCATTTCGAGTTTGGATAAGATACAAATATCATCACGTAGATATTCGATATccaatatttatttatttatttttaattatttaaattattatttgaaatattttttttatatttgtggGAAAGGAAATATGCTTATTACATCATTTTAGGCCAGAAAACGCCTATACTATCAGCAAACAAAATTGTGGTTATATTGGATGGTGGAGAATCCAATATGTGCAATCTCAAAGGTAAGTTGTCATGGTGGGTGAACATTCAATCCGCATATTAATTCGCTTCACGATGAATATGAAGTATAGTACAGTCCCAAGATCGATGAAGTAACTCCCTAATGCGTTTAATTTGTATATTCGGATCCAACTGCAAATTTTGATTGATCGTCTTCTGCAAAGTGAGCAAGGAGTTTGATTCTACTTGGACTTTCCTGAAGCCCTTATCCCAACAGAGCTTTAAACTCTAGTATAGAGCCCATAGTTCTACTTGCAGTGAGAAAGAAATACCTATTTTGTAGATAAATCCTTATAGCCAGTTTCCAACTTCATCTCTAATCACCCCTCCTGCTGCAACTAACATTGGTTGGCCCCTCGCACTGCCATCGACATTGAGCTTTACAAAGGAATGTTTTGGTAATTCCCAAGATATTAAGGACTCTTTTTTCACAACATCATGATGTCTCATAATATTGTCCCAAGCTTCCTTAGAGCGGGTCCAAATCTGCTTCCATGCATTGTTTGGCCAAATAAATGTTGTATCGAACACAGACCTGTTTCTCCAGTGCCATAGTATCCATTTGGAATGTATAAAAATGGTTCCCCATGGTAATCCCGCAAGCATTTTCTCGCTTTTCATATTTTCCAGTACCAACTTTGCAAATCCAAAGAGAAGAAGCTACTTTTTTTGAGTTCTGGTTCCATCTGCAACCATAAACTTCTACTAGAGACACAGTCTTTCAGGGCATGAATTAAAGTTTCTGCTCGGTTATTACAACGAGGGCAGGAATTAGATATGCCAATATTCCTTTTTAACAACCACGTTTTGGTCGACAATGAATCATGAAGAATCCTCCATATGAAAACTCTCACCTTTCTTGAACTAACGGTTTTCTAGATATGTTGCCAGTTATTCCTTTGTGAAGCTTGGTTGCTGAATTGTAGCTCATAAGCGGATTTCACAGAAAACAGTCCATTACTTGTTGGGATCTAGAGGGTTGTGTCCTCTGCATTGCTAGTAGGATCGATCATTGCTACTATAATCGTGAGTATGATATTTGTGGGAAGTTCTTGTTCCATCTGCTTCAAATCCCAATTCCCCACCTCGTCACAATAACTGGCTACCGGTAAGTTGATTTTTGCATCAGATAAGCCTTTAAGTGCATGGTTTAGCAGTGGTCCGCAGTTAAGCCAGTTATCTGTCCAGAAATATGTATGGTGACCATTCCCAACATTCTTCCCCAAACCTTTTTCAAGTACTGACCTACTTTTTAAAATACTCTTCCACACATGAGGCAGTTGGTTTAGACTTGACTGACATAAAATCTACATTCTGAAGATATTTATCTCGTAATATCTCTATCTAAAAGCTTTCCTTATGTTGCCAGATCTGCCAATCAAGTTTAGTAAATAGTGCTAGGTTAAATTTGCGAGAGTCACGGAGTTGCAATCCAcctgtttctttttttgcgCAAAGTGTATCCTAGTTTATAGCATGAATCTTCCTTGTATTTCCCATATGGCcccaaataaaattttgattcaaactATCTAATGCTTTGATTGTTGCCTCTGGTAGAAAAGAAGTTTGCATTAAATAGGAGGCCATTGTACTGGTTATTGATTGAACCAACGTTATTCTTCCGGCCATTGACAACTTTCTATTGCTCCATATCTCTAACCGTTGCTTGATCCTAGATATCAACCCAGAATATGTTTCCTTTGTTGTTCTCCCATGCAACATTGGTGTTCCAAAGTATTTCTCAAAATCTATGGTCAAGGACATCTTGGTAGTATTACTTAGCATGTGAGCTTGAGGACTGCTAATATTTGATGAAACTAGTAGTCTTGATTTTGAAAGACTTACTCTTTGTCCTGATGCCCTACAAAATTGATCCAGGATCTGCATCATTACCTTAACttgttttagaaaaataatacCAAAAAACATCAAGTCATCAGTAAAAGTAATGTGAGAAATAGCAGGGCCCTTCTTTGTCCAACGTAACGGTTTCCAGTCCCCAAAATTTACTGCTCCTTTAATTAAATGTGACAAGTTTTCCAGACAAAGAACAAACAAATAAGGCAAAAGTGGATCACCTTGTCGAATGCCCCTAGTGGGTGAAAAGGTTTCTGATTTTTGCCCATTCCAAATAATGGAGAATGTGGGAGTTTTGATGGTAAACATTATTAGGCTCACCCATGTAACTGGGAGcccaatttctcttaaaacttcCTGTAGAAACTTCCATTTTAGTTTGTCATAAGCCTTTTTCAGGTCTATTTTTATTCCTATAGCTCCTTCAGTTCTTTTCATCATTCTCATTGTGTGGATTGCGTCTTGGGCAATAATGATATTGTTTGTAGCATGTATGCCAGGAATGAAGCTACTTTGATTTTTGCTGATGATGTCACTCAAAAGGGGTCGCAATCGACGAACCAGTACCTTGCTAATTGTTTTCATCATGACCGAGCATAAGCTAATTGGTCGAAATTGGGTGATCTTTTTTGGATTTTCCATTTTAGGGATAAGCGTTATTAATGTGTGGTTCAGTTTAACTAGGAAGGTACCAGCGGGGTAAGCAGTCTGTACCATTTGAAATATATCCGAACCTAATGTATCCCAATTGTTCTGAAAAAATGCTGCTGGAAACCCATCAAACCCCGAACTGTTGTTTGAGTTCATTGATAGGACAGCTCTCTTGACCTCTTCATAGGAAATAGGTTCTGATatttccattattttatttccccTCAACCTCTAGTTCGAGTTCCTTGGAAGAGATATTTGTTCTCCATCATCCTAGAACAAGTCGCGATAAAACCTTACTCTTTATTTTGACTTGGTCATAACACCAAGTGTCATCGCCTTTCTTTAAAGCCAAAATCTTGCTTCTCCTTTGTTTACCTTTAACTACAACATGGTAGAATTTGGTATTTGCATCCCTATATTTCACCCAATCAAGTCTTGCTTTCTGTTGCCACATGGTTTCTTCTTGGTATAAAATTAAGTTGTATCCTCCGCCAATATGAGCTCCAAATGTTGCAAAAAATCACTGTGATTTTTGTCCAGTTGAATCTGAATCCCTTTAAGCGATGCTAAAACCCGGCTTTTCCTACTATAAATGTTCCCatacttttcttgttttcatttatttaaggCAGTTGATAAATCTTTCAGAGCTATTGGTATATCTACTTCTTGTAAGTTCCAGTGCTCCCTgataaaatctttaaatcGTGGATGAGATTGCCAACACAGTTCAAACCAAAACTGTCTATCCAAAGGCTGTTCTTGCTGAGTATTTTGACATCTCACCAAGATAGTGTGGTGCTCTGAGTGAGTCCTTGGCAAGATCAGTGCTTGGCTGTGCGAGAGAAGGTCACACCATGGTTCATTGGCTATTGCTCTATCTAGGCGAACTCTGGTTTA
Protein-coding sequences here:
- the LOC18613107 gene encoding probable serine/threonine protein phosphatase 2A regulatory subunit B''delta isoform X2; translated protein: MLTMDIATQTFEILRQPGRKHLIQVDFRPVLRELLATHPGLEFLRSTPEFQDRYAETVIYRIFYHINRSGNGRLTLRELKRGNLIVALQHADEEEDINKVLRYFSYEHFYVIYCKFWELDTDHDFFIDRENLIRFGNHALTYRIVDRIFSQAPHQFTSEVEGKMGYEDFVYFMLSEEDKSSEPSLEYWFKCIDLDGNGVLTPNEMQFFYEEQLHRMKCMAQEPVLFEDILCQIFDMIAPEREDFITLQDLKGCKLSGNVFNILFNLNKFMAFETRDPFVIRQEREDPTLTEWDRFAHREYIRLSMEEDVEDASNGSAEVWDESLEAPF
- the LOC18613107 gene encoding serine/threonine protein phosphatase 2A regulatory subunit B''alpha isoform X1; translation: MSLFIKMEVDALEDAACLDPELLQLPEVSPFALKTSPQLVEDLFSQWLSLPETGHLVKSLIDDAKAGSSVNAFVNLSNVNVVGSNSLPSMFPSGNAPPLSPRSSSGSPRMSKQKSSPSALGSPLKLVSEPMQEVIPQFYFQNGRPPTKELKEQCLSKINHLFNNPLNGLQIDEFKTVTKEVCKLPSFLSSALFRKIDVDCTGIVTRDAFIKYWVDGHMLTMDIATQTFEILRQPGRKHLIQVDFRPVLRELLATHPGLEFLRSTPEFQDRYAETVIYRIFYHINRSGNGRLTLRELKRGNLIVALQHADEEEDINKVLRYFSYEHFYVIYCKFWELDTDHDFFIDRENLIRFGNHALTYRIVDRIFSQAPHQFTSEVEGKMGYEDFVYFMLSEEDKSSEPSLEYWFKCIDLDGNGVLTPNEMQFFYEEQLHRMKCMAQEPVLFEDILCQIFDMIAPEREDFITLQDLKGCKLSGNVFNILFNLNKFMAFETRDPFVIRQEREDPTLTEWDRFAHREYIRLSMEEDVEDASNGSAEVWDESLEAPF